In Hydrogenispora ethanolica, the following are encoded in one genomic region:
- the miaA gene encoding tRNA (adenosine(37)-N6)-dimethylallyltransferase MiaA has translation MDTLIVLAGPTAVGKTDLSIVLAKELNAEILSADSMQIYRRMDIGTAKPSPKLQSEVKHHLIDLVNPDQNFSVADYQAEFYRIITDVLRRGKLPLMVGGTGLYIRACTQSYVFDPGGPNNELRNEFRKIAERHGVTTLHQRLAEVDPQAAIRIHPNDLVRIIRALEVFHTTGTPLSALQPKRHPDFQYKTTYIFLDRDRNELYHRIETRVDQMIEDGFIEEVQTLLQMGYDSSLKPMQSLGYRHINEYLQGKLSLAEALTQIKRETRHYAKRQLTWFRREPIDLWLNISERKQEFIGEILRYIEGRLD, from the coding sequence ATGGATACTTTAATTGTATTAGCTGGACCTACAGCGGTGGGGAAAACCGATCTCAGTATTGTTTTAGCTAAAGAGCTAAACGCCGAGATTCTCTCTGCCGATTCAATGCAAATTTATCGTCGGATGGATATTGGAACCGCTAAGCCGTCCCCAAAGCTACAGTCCGAAGTCAAACACCATCTTATTGATCTGGTTAATCCCGATCAAAATTTCTCAGTGGCGGATTATCAAGCTGAATTTTATCGAATCATCACTGACGTTTTACGACGCGGGAAACTCCCATTGATGGTGGGAGGGACTGGTCTCTATATTCGTGCATGCACTCAATCGTACGTTTTTGATCCTGGCGGTCCGAATAATGAACTTCGTAACGAGTTTCGTAAAATTGCAGAGCGGCATGGCGTTACCACTTTACATCAACGCCTGGCAGAAGTGGATCCGCAGGCAGCCATACGCATCCATCCAAATGACTTGGTACGAATTATCCGAGCATTGGAAGTCTTTCATACGACGGGAACTCCTTTGTCTGCTCTGCAACCAAAACGCCATCCGGATTTTCAGTATAAGACCACCTACATTTTCTTAGATCGGGATCGAAATGAGCTTTACCATCGGATCGAAACACGCGTAGATCAGATGATTGAAGATGGATTCATCGAAGAGGTCCAAACGCTCCTGCAAATGGGCTATGACTCCAGTTTAAAGCCGATGCAAAGCTTGGGGTATCGGCACATCAATGAGTATTTACAAGGTAAGCTATCGTTAGCTGAGGCGCTGACTCAGATTAAGCGAGAAACCAGGCATTACGCCAAACGACAATTGACATGGTTCCGGCGGGAACCAATTGATTTATGGTTGAATATTTCGGAGAGAAAACAGGAATTTATTGGAGAAATTTTGCGTTATATTGAAGGTAGATTGGACTAA
- a CDS encoding HEAT repeat domain-containing protein, with protein sequence MGLQAQRIDNIIEYLDKIDSISIHPPYGAGKDEILESLRLEVIDVLKMAFLEGDRTVRRSSIYGLSKIGLDQALDIFINALQDTDEHVRGWAAEALGRIQNIKSIQPLIQALSDENNYVCFNVATALKQFPPKQVIPQLLKALQDPNPLIRRRVCKLLGDFGDQQVTEDLADTLKDDDYGVRYEAAEALRKLKNPSSILPLISALSDENHDVREVAVMALGIFGDERAVEPLVAMLIEQKDHRHACLDSLRNICGEENLEPLFELIRSSKKLINETSAQILHNIRIKCDETLQSP encoded by the coding sequence ATGGGTTTACAAGCACAACGAATTGATAATATTATCGAATACCTAGACAAGATAGATTCCATATCAATCCATCCTCCGTATGGTGCTGGGAAAGATGAGATACTTGAATCTCTGCGCCTTGAAGTGATCGATGTCTTAAAGATGGCTTTCTTGGAAGGAGACCGCACAGTTCGCCGGAGTTCTATTTATGGCTTGAGTAAAATTGGCCTTGATCAAGCGTTGGACATTTTTATTAATGCTTTACAAGATACGGATGAACATGTACGGGGTTGGGCCGCTGAAGCGTTGGGACGCATCCAGAATATTAAATCAATTCAACCCTTGATTCAGGCCTTATCCGATGAGAATAATTACGTTTGTTTTAACGTTGCTACCGCGCTTAAACAATTTCCTCCGAAACAGGTAATCCCGCAATTACTTAAAGCATTGCAGGACCCAAACCCTCTCATCCGTAGAAGAGTCTGCAAGTTATTAGGTGATTTCGGTGATCAGCAGGTGACTGAGGATCTGGCCGACACACTAAAGGATGACGATTATGGGGTAAGATATGAGGCTGCCGAAGCTTTACGAAAATTAAAGAATCCTTCAAGCATTTTGCCGTTAATATCGGCCCTTAGCGATGAAAATCATGATGTTCGTGAAGTTGCCGTGATGGCATTGGGAATTTTTGGAGATGAACGTGCCGTTGAACCGTTAGTAGCCATGTTAATTGAACAAAAAGATCACCGCCACGCCTGCTTGGATTCGTTGCGCAATATTTGTGGCGAGGAAAACTTAGAGCCTTTATTTGAATTGATTCGCTCAAGTAAAAAGCTGATCAATGAAACCTCGGCTCAAATTCTTCATAATATCCGTATAAAGTGTGATGAAACTCTCCAATCGCCTTAA
- the mutS gene encoding DNA mismatch repair protein MutS, giving the protein MAAKVTKTTPMVQQYMDIKQEYQDCLLFFRLGDFYEMFYEDAVVASRELEIVLTSRGDSGTERIPMCGVPYHSVSGYLAKLLSKGYKVAICEQVEDPKTAKGIVKRAVVRVVTPGTIIEEQLLREKVNNYLAAISYIDQAWGLAYVDLSTGEFKVTQIPSSQSQLLMTELIRIKPAELYITETNSAAIPGLSQLSELVVTHGAPGDFRYETAYARLTEHFQIHSLRAFGCEELPAAVSATGGVLAYLYETQKNSLIHLRKIVTYETGQFMTLDPATRRNLELTRTFRAGDTSGSLFAILDYTVTSMGGRTLRTWLEQPLVQLAAITRRQAAVAVLTVNLEARESIRELLKNTYDIQRILSKLASNSANARDLLGLKNTLQELPKLKELLKQFSVEYIKEIEQNIFSCTELSTLLIDALLEDPPLTIKEGGIINPSFHPELAHLKDASSQGRRWVAELEQQERERTGIKSLKIGFNQVFGYYIEVTNSNLNMVPADYIRKQTLTNGERFINQTLKEYEDLILNAHEKSVALEYQIFLEIREKILQHIDELQQTATSLAELDSILSLAEVAVRNHYIKPELNENGKIVIIDGRHPVVERMIPPGNFVPNDVLLDSNDNRTHIITGPNMAGKSTYMRQVALIVLLAHIGSFVPAKSAQIGLVDRIFTRVGASDDLATGQSTFMVEMNEVAYILNHATAKSLIILDEIGRGTSTFDGMSIAWAVVEFVNHPNRIGAKTLVATHYHELTELASILDGVKNYHVAVQRDGEEIVFIRKIMPGKTDQSYGIEVARLAGLPTEITNRAREILKMLEKHQTADLETPVKPPVSETERQLSLFPMDSEVVLEELRKMDLVSITPLQALNLLYEWQQKLRGQQAS; this is encoded by the coding sequence ATGGCAGCAAAGGTAACGAAAACGACACCGATGGTCCAGCAATATATGGACATTAAGCAGGAATATCAAGATTGTTTGCTCTTTTTTCGATTGGGCGATTTCTATGAGATGTTTTACGAAGATGCGGTCGTTGCCTCGAGGGAATTGGAGATCGTTTTGACTTCGAGAGGCGATTCCGGGACGGAGCGGATTCCCATGTGCGGGGTTCCATATCATTCGGTCTCGGGTTATCTGGCCAAGTTGTTGAGCAAAGGTTATAAAGTCGCCATCTGCGAACAGGTGGAAGACCCAAAAACCGCTAAAGGGATCGTAAAACGTGCTGTAGTGCGGGTGGTTACCCCGGGAACCATTATCGAAGAACAATTGCTGCGGGAGAAGGTCAATAACTATCTGGCGGCGATCAGTTATATCGATCAAGCTTGGGGACTGGCCTATGTTGACCTTTCGACCGGCGAATTTAAAGTCACCCAAATCCCGAGTTCCCAGTCACAGTTACTGATGACAGAATTAATCCGAATCAAGCCAGCCGAACTTTATATTACAGAAACAAATTCGGCGGCCATCCCCGGACTAAGCCAACTTTCAGAACTGGTCGTAACGCATGGAGCACCGGGGGATTTCCGCTATGAAACAGCATACGCACGTTTGACGGAACATTTTCAAATTCATAGTTTACGAGCTTTCGGCTGCGAAGAACTTCCCGCGGCGGTCAGCGCCACAGGCGGAGTCCTGGCTTACTTATATGAAACTCAAAAGAATTCTTTAATTCATCTTCGCAAGATTGTGACCTACGAAACGGGACAGTTTATGACCTTAGATCCCGCTACCCGGCGAAATCTCGAATTAACGAGAACATTTCGTGCCGGAGACACTTCCGGCAGCTTATTTGCCATCCTGGATTATACGGTTACATCGATGGGCGGGAGAACATTGCGGACATGGCTGGAGCAACCGCTCGTTCAATTGGCTGCGATTACCCGTCGGCAAGCTGCGGTTGCTGTCCTTACAGTCAATTTGGAGGCTCGGGAGAGCATTCGGGAATTATTAAAAAACACCTATGACATCCAACGTATTCTTAGTAAGCTTGCAAGCAATTCCGCCAATGCCCGGGACTTGCTCGGTCTTAAAAATACGTTGCAAGAACTGCCTAAATTGAAGGAACTTCTAAAGCAATTTTCAGTTGAATATATCAAAGAGATTGAGCAAAATATTTTTTCCTGTACCGAACTCAGTACGTTATTAATTGACGCCTTACTCGAAGATCCGCCGTTAACCATCAAAGAAGGCGGCATCATTAACCCATCCTTTCATCCAGAGTTGGCTCATTTAAAAGACGCAAGTTCTCAAGGACGCCGTTGGGTAGCAGAATTAGAACAGCAAGAACGGGAACGTACCGGTATCAAGTCGCTAAAGATCGGCTTTAATCAGGTCTTCGGGTACTATATCGAGGTAACCAATTCGAATTTGAACATGGTTCCGGCCGATTATATCCGGAAGCAAACATTGACCAATGGAGAACGCTTCATCAATCAGACGTTGAAGGAATACGAGGATTTAATTCTGAATGCGCATGAAAAAAGCGTGGCTCTTGAATATCAAATATTTTTGGAGATCCGGGAGAAAATTCTACAACATATTGACGAGTTGCAGCAAACCGCCACCTCACTTGCTGAGTTAGACTCAATCCTCTCCTTGGCCGAGGTGGCGGTACGCAATCATTACATTAAGCCGGAATTGAACGAAAATGGCAAGATCGTAATTATTGACGGGCGCCACCCGGTAGTGGAACGGATGATTCCTCCGGGAAACTTCGTTCCCAATGATGTGCTGTTGGATTCGAATGACAATCGGACGCACATTATCACCGGCCCCAACATGGCTGGAAAATCTACGTATATGCGACAAGTCGCTCTAATTGTTCTACTCGCGCATATCGGGAGTTTTGTCCCTGCCAAATCAGCCCAGATCGGCCTGGTTGACCGAATCTTTACCCGCGTTGGTGCTTCGGATGATCTAGCAACCGGACAAAGTACTTTTATGGTTGAGATGAATGAAGTAGCCTATATTTTGAATCATGCCACTGCCAAGTCGTTGATCATTCTGGACGAAATCGGCCGCGGAACTAGTACTTTTGATGGCATGAGCATCGCGTGGGCTGTTGTCGAGTTTGTAAATCACCCGAATCGGATTGGCGCCAAAACCTTGGTCGCAACCCACTACCATGAATTGACTGAACTTGCGTCAATACTGGATGGCGTAAAAAACTACCACGTAGCGGTTCAGCGTGACGGGGAAGAAATTGTATTTATTCGAAAAATTATGCCCGGGAAGACCGATCAAAGCTACGGCATTGAAGTCGCTCGATTAGCTGGCTTACCCACGGAAATAACGAATCGGGCCCGGGAAATTCTGAAAATGCTTGAAAAACATCAAACCGCCGATCTTGAAACACCAGTGAAGCCACCAGTCTCTGAGACTGAGCGGCAATTAAGTTTGTTTCCAATGGATTCGGAGGTAGTGCTTGAGGAACTACGGAAAATGGACCTCGTATCAATTACGCCTTTACAAGCATTAAATCTCCTTTACGAATGGCAACAGAAGCTCCGAGGCCAACAAGCGTCGTAA
- a CDS encoding aminotransferase class I/II-fold pyridoxal phosphate-dependent enzyme — translation MKLNLPDNLLRFIKETENELNAPFDHIANIALKNQSKMLDAFQEAKVRSYHFQNSTGYGYHDLGRETLEKIFSRVFGAESALVRQQLVSGTHAIACALLGNLHHHDELVLASGQPYETLLGVLGISGTDFESTSETGGFHVKMVPLTNDGSLDLSNILSAISNRTKIVAFQRSCGYSERHSFSIHELEKVFTAIKTKFPEIIIFVDNCYGEFVEEKEPTEVGADLIAGSLIKNPGGCLIPSGGYIVGKEKCVIKAAERLYAPKIGGEIGPSLLNLQIFFQGFFEAPHRVGEMVKSAVLASCMFHKLGFRVNPLPEETRTDIIQRVYFETAESLIDFCQEVQKSSPVESDVRPEPAELPGYIHRVIMGGGTFIAGATSEFSVDAPLKPPYLAYLQGGISYTQVKLSLARIFMNKFAQNGLF, via the coding sequence ATGAAGTTGAATTTGCCTGATAATTTGCTCCGTTTTATCAAAGAGACTGAAAACGAGTTAAATGCCCCGTTTGATCATATTGCAAATATTGCATTAAAAAATCAATCGAAAATGTTGGATGCCTTTCAAGAAGCCAAAGTTCGCTCCTATCACTTTCAGAACTCAACCGGGTATGGATATCACGATTTAGGCAGAGAAACTCTAGAGAAGATTTTCTCGCGGGTTTTCGGCGCTGAATCCGCATTGGTCCGACAACAACTGGTATCGGGGACACATGCCATCGCTTGCGCACTGTTGGGCAATTTGCATCATCACGACGAATTGGTGCTGGCATCTGGACAGCCCTATGAAACTTTACTCGGTGTACTTGGAATTTCCGGAACTGATTTCGAATCGACAAGTGAAACCGGCGGTTTTCATGTCAAAATGGTGCCTCTGACGAATGACGGGTCTTTGGACCTTTCAAACATCTTGTCTGCTATTTCAAATCGGACCAAAATTGTGGCGTTCCAAAGATCATGCGGGTATTCAGAACGGCATTCCTTTAGCATTCATGAGTTGGAAAAGGTTTTTACTGCGATCAAAACGAAGTTCCCGGAAATTATAATTTTTGTAGACAATTGTTATGGAGAGTTTGTCGAAGAGAAGGAACCGACAGAGGTTGGAGCAGACTTGATAGCTGGGTCATTAATTAAAAACCCAGGTGGCTGTCTGATTCCAAGTGGAGGCTATATTGTCGGAAAAGAAAAATGTGTGATCAAAGCGGCAGAACGCCTTTATGCTCCCAAAATCGGCGGGGAAATTGGACCGTCTTTATTAAATCTGCAAATCTTTTTTCAAGGGTTTTTTGAAGCTCCGCATCGCGTTGGCGAGATGGTCAAAAGTGCGGTTTTAGCCTCCTGTATGTTCCACAAGTTAGGATTTCGAGTCAATCCCCTTCCCGAGGAAACCCGTACTGATATCATTCAACGCGTTTATTTTGAAACAGCTGAAAGCTTGATTGATTTCTGTCAAGAAGTCCAGAAAAGTTCACCAGTCGAATCGGATGTCCGTCCCGAACCGGCTGAATTACCCGGTTACATTCATCGAGTAATCATGGGTGGCGGAACTTTTATTGCCGGCGCTACCAGTGAGTTTTCCGTTGACGCTCCTTTAAAGCCGCCTTATCTGGCCTATCTCCAGGGAGGTATTTCTTATACACAAGTCAAACTTAGTTTAGCGAGGATTTTTATGAATAAATTTGCTCAAAACGGGCTTTTTTAA
- a CDS encoding DUF47 domain-containing protein, protein MFGERDSRFFHLFETAATNVSNASQVLLAIATSPQERCPKTEELEKLEHCGDELTHDIISELHHAFITPIDREDIFLIAKETDNIIDSMEAAAHRFVMFNISETTPAAQRLAQLINESSKVLVSIMHELRKIKHIVVDNKLVVEINRLENEGDIVYREAVKELYSGAYDALTVVKWREIYDHLEGTLDALEDVANIVEGIAMKHT, encoded by the coding sequence ATGTTCGGAGAAAGGGATAGTCGTTTTTTCCACTTGTTTGAGACTGCTGCCACCAACGTTTCTAATGCGTCCCAGGTATTATTGGCCATTGCCACCAGCCCTCAGGAGCGGTGCCCTAAAACGGAAGAACTGGAGAAATTGGAACACTGCGGTGACGAGTTGACCCATGACATTATCTCTGAATTGCATCATGCTTTCATCACCCCCATTGACCGTGAAGATATTTTCTTGATTGCGAAAGAAACCGATAACATCATTGATTCTATGGAAGCCGCAGCCCACCGTTTTGTCATGTTTAATATCAGCGAAACGACTCCCGCCGCTCAACGTTTAGCACAGCTTATCAACGAATCCTCCAAAGTTTTGGTTTCCATCATGCACGAGTTACGCAAAATAAAACATATTGTGGTCGATAATAAACTGGTGGTCGAGATCAATCGTCTCGAAAACGAGGGGGATATCGTCTATCGTGAGGCGGTTAAGGAACTTTACTCCGGCGCTTATGACGCTTTGACCGTGGTCAAATGGCGCGAAATCTATGATCACTTAGAAGGTACCCTCGATGCGTTGGAAGACGTAGCCAATATTGTTGAAGGTATCGCAATGAAACACACTTAA
- a CDS encoding prephenate dehydratase has product MKIATLGPKGTYAEQAAIIFANRMNASLDNEDIILTTVNHSLRLVQNREVDYAVIPVENKIDGLIGSSFDALIEYQDFVKVCDEVNLPISHVLAAKAGSDWKKLHTVYSHPSAINQCLNRLEEYFPGIALVPVLSTSEAAQKALLEETAAAICSRKTAIAHQMILFSEEIQDYANNETRFFVCSLTDGPVTQDDRTLLAVRYGMNQPGQLYDTAKFLADAQIDLTFIQSRPYKIRPQEYVLIYEFIGHKSSPSVDVALKNIEMQVRAFNGWKKILGSYPKRKREDEVEFA; this is encoded by the coding sequence GTGAAAATTGCGACTCTTGGTCCCAAAGGAACATATGCGGAACAGGCAGCCATTATTTTTGCCAATCGCATGAATGCATCATTAGACAATGAAGATATAATCTTAACTACGGTAAATCACTCGTTACGATTGGTTCAGAATCGCGAGGTTGATTATGCCGTTATACCAGTAGAAAATAAAATTGACGGCTTAATCGGCTCCTCTTTTGACGCTTTAATCGAATACCAAGATTTTGTGAAAGTTTGCGATGAAGTGAACTTGCCTATTTCTCATGTTTTGGCTGCAAAAGCAGGTTCCGACTGGAAAAAACTTCACACTGTGTATTCGCACCCTTCAGCGATCAACCAATGCCTAAATCGGCTGGAAGAATACTTTCCTGGGATTGCGCTTGTTCCGGTACTGTCCACTTCGGAAGCTGCCCAGAAGGCTTTATTAGAAGAAACGGCTGCCGCTATTTGTAGCCGAAAGACCGCTATTGCACACCAAATGATTCTATTTTCAGAAGAAATTCAGGATTACGCCAATAATGAAACTCGGTTTTTTGTATGCTCCTTGACGGATGGTCCTGTCACGCAGGATGATCGCACATTACTGGCGGTCCGCTATGGCATGAATCAACCAGGGCAACTATACGACACTGCCAAATTCTTGGCCGACGCTCAAATTGACCTGACGTTCATTCAGTCTCGTCCCTATAAAATCAGACCGCAAGAATATGTACTCATCTATGAGTTTATCGGCCATAAATCTTCTCCATCAGTTGATGTGGCTTTAAAAAACATAGAGATGCAGGTGAGGGCCTTCAACGGTTGGAAGAAAATATTGGGAAGTTATCCTAAACGGAAAAGAGAAGATGAAGTTGAATTTGCCTGA
- the surE gene encoding 5'/3'-nucleotidase SurE translates to MEKARRFQVLLTNDDGFYAEGLQTLYRVLADEVDVTIVAPDRERSAVGHGITMHQPLRTTPVKIHGREHWLVNGTPADCVKLAIECILKTTPPDLVIAGINRGPNLGNDVLYSGTVSAAIEGRMNNKPSVAASLAGYGASNDFGPAAAFIRDNLNIIKQMAEEAIMNINFPQENFKGAAMTRLGKRIYQNVFEERIDPRGQTYFWLGGDPVGFQQLNDSDILAVESGFVSLTPLKFDLTDESLIERFCAITFKV, encoded by the coding sequence ATGGAAAAGGCTAGGCGATTCCAGGTTCTATTAACAAATGATGATGGTTTTTATGCCGAGGGACTTCAAACTCTCTACCGGGTATTAGCTGATGAAGTAGATGTTACCATCGTCGCTCCTGACCGTGAACGGAGCGCAGTGGGGCATGGTATAACTATGCATCAACCGCTGCGGACTACTCCTGTGAAAATTCACGGTAGAGAACACTGGTTAGTTAACGGAACTCCTGCAGACTGTGTAAAGCTTGCGATAGAGTGCATTTTAAAAACCACTCCTCCAGATTTGGTTATTGCCGGAATCAATCGCGGACCAAACCTGGGCAATGACGTATTGTACTCCGGGACGGTTTCCGCAGCGATTGAAGGGCGTATGAATAATAAGCCAAGTGTCGCTGCATCATTGGCGGGTTATGGAGCATCCAATGACTTTGGACCTGCCGCTGCATTTATTCGCGATAATCTAAATATAATAAAACAAATGGCTGAAGAAGCTATCATGAACATTAATTTTCCGCAAGAGAATTTTAAAGGAGCGGCAATGACCCGATTGGGCAAGCGTATTTACCAAAATGTCTTCGAAGAACGAATTGATCCGCGGGGACAAACCTATTTCTGGTTAGGCGGGGACCCAGTTGGTTTTCAACAACTCAATGACTCCGATATCCTGGCTGTAGAATCAGGCTTTGTATCTCTGACTCCGCTCAAATTCGACCTTACCGATGAGAGTCTAATTGAACGGTTTTGTGCCATAACATTTAAGGTCTAG
- the mutL gene encoding DNA mismatch repair endonuclease MutL — MNIVHRLADETINKIAAGEVIERPASVVKELVENAIDSGASRIEVEIRNGGRQFIRVTDDGSGMEREDAILAIERHTTSKIMDSEDLWRIKTLGFRGEALPSIAAVSLFDVITKTENNDLGTQLIVKGGKLQKVKDVGAPNGTTIRVQDLFFNTPARLKYLKSIPTETSHISEMLSRLALGYPEISFKLLHHEYEVLFTPGNGDLYQTLVAVFGKEIAKEMLPLRHELGDVKISGYIGKPSIARTNRVYEIFFVNRRYFHCRTLSSAVEKAFHTLLPIARYPFVCLFVEIAPSLVDVNSHPTKMEVRFTNDSELFKTCYHGIRSVLKEHSLLAEWVAPEEDLTFSPKQKVPNQQPISNNLNLGFNEYAVTEPVAPQIFIQEEPAVTLGMYQSSQSTQPSATEEPKKFIADGFYIYPKTVQNTYLIVQDEKGLFFIDQHAAHERILYERYYKKANVFLGSQALLMPETVNLNYNQFRIASERLSLFGDLGFHLEAFGGKTMIIRAVPLSLLDYNYKQIIFDLIEQYSQFETFKSPAEIKEAFIITMACRTAIKAGDRLNPPELETLVRDLFRCENPYTCPHGRPTIFRMTVDELAKKFLRR; from the coding sequence ATGAATATCGTTCATCGATTGGCAGATGAAACAATTAATAAAATCGCCGCCGGCGAAGTTATTGAAAGGCCGGCCTCGGTCGTTAAAGAGCTAGTTGAAAACGCTATTGATTCCGGGGCATCCCGTATTGAGGTCGAAATCCGCAATGGTGGACGCCAGTTTATTCGGGTTACCGACGACGGCTCGGGGATGGAACGAGAAGACGCGATCCTGGCGATTGAGCGCCATACTACCAGTAAAATTATGGATTCTGAGGATTTATGGCGGATCAAGACTCTGGGGTTTCGGGGTGAAGCATTGCCTTCTATCGCAGCAGTTTCATTATTTGATGTCATAACGAAAACGGAGAATAACGACCTAGGAACACAATTAATCGTGAAAGGGGGCAAGTTACAGAAAGTAAAAGATGTGGGAGCTCCTAATGGAACAACCATTCGAGTGCAGGATCTGTTTTTTAATACTCCGGCGCGGTTGAAGTATCTAAAAAGTATTCCCACCGAAACCAGCCACATTAGTGAAATGTTGTCTCGGCTGGCTCTGGGCTACCCTGAGATCAGCTTCAAATTGCTACATCATGAGTATGAAGTGTTATTCACCCCCGGTAACGGCGATCTTTACCAGACCTTAGTTGCAGTTTTTGGAAAAGAAATTGCTAAAGAGATGCTTCCACTTCGCCACGAACTAGGAGATGTAAAAATCTCCGGATATATTGGCAAACCGTCCATTGCCCGGACAAACCGAGTATATGAAATTTTCTTTGTTAACCGTCGTTATTTCCATTGCCGGACATTGAGTTCCGCGGTGGAAAAAGCCTTTCATACTTTACTGCCCATTGCTCGGTACCCTTTCGTATGCCTTTTTGTTGAAATCGCTCCTTCTTTGGTGGACGTTAATTCTCATCCGACCAAAATGGAAGTACGCTTTACCAATGATTCAGAATTGTTTAAAACATGTTACCATGGAATACGCTCAGTATTAAAAGAGCATAGCTTACTAGCGGAATGGGTTGCTCCAGAAGAAGACTTGACATTCAGCCCAAAACAAAAAGTTCCAAACCAGCAACCGATTTCGAATAATTTAAATCTGGGATTCAATGAATATGCCGTTACTGAGCCGGTAGCTCCTCAAATCTTCATCCAAGAAGAGCCGGCTGTGACATTAGGAATGTATCAAAGCAGTCAAAGTACTCAACCCAGTGCGACGGAAGAACCGAAAAAATTCATAGCCGACGGATTTTATATCTACCCCAAAACGGTCCAAAATACATATCTTATCGTTCAGGATGAAAAAGGGCTTTTTTTTATCGACCAGCATGCTGCGCATGAACGTATTCTGTATGAAAGATATTATAAGAAAGCCAATGTTTTTTTAGGGTCTCAGGCATTATTAATGCCCGAAACGGTTAATCTAAATTATAACCAATTTCGAATCGCATCGGAACGTCTCTCCTTATTTGGTGATCTTGGATTTCACTTGGAAGCGTTTGGCGGAAAGACGATGATTATCCGGGCTGTTCCACTATCTTTGCTAGACTATAATTATAAGCAGATCATTTTTGATTTGATTGAACAGTATAGCCAATTTGAAACTTTTAAAAGTCCTGCCGAGATTAAAGAAGCGTTTATTATTACAATGGCTTGCCGAACCGCTATTAAAGCGGGAGATCGACTTAATCCGCCAGAATTAGAGACTCTAGTGAGAGATCTATTCCGTTGCGAGAATCCTTACACTTGTCCGCATGGTAGGCCGACTATCTTCCGGATGACAGTGGACGAACTGGCCAAAAAATTTTTACGTCGATGA
- the hfq gene encoding RNA chaperone Hfq → MNKPAINLQDAFLNQVRKESIPVTIFLVNGFQLRGLVKGFDNFTIILDSDGKQQMVYKHAVSTIIPARPISDFSNVERKEE, encoded by the coding sequence ATGAACAAACCAGCCATCAACCTGCAAGATGCTTTTTTAAATCAGGTTCGAAAAGAGAGTATTCCCGTCACCATATTTTTGGTAAACGGTTTCCAACTTCGTGGGTTGGTTAAAGGCTTCGATAACTTTACCATAATTCTCGATAGTGACGGAAAGCAGCAGATGGTATACAAACATGCAGTTTCAACCATTATTCCGGCCAGACCTATATCCGATTTTTCCAATGTGGAGAGGAAGGAAGAATAA